In Pseudomonas campi, the sequence TTGAGCCAGTGATGATCACCAAGACTAGGCATCAGATCGTAATTGCAGTGGATACAGGTGGTGTAGACCATGCCCACGGCATGTAGCACCAGTGCGGTGCCAAGCCCCAGAGGAATCAGCAACATGAACAGCGGCAGCGTACCGGCAATGATCATTGCCTCGATGGGGTGCACGCTGTAGCTAGAGTAGGGGGTCACTCTGACCGATAGGTGATGCACGCGATGAAAGCGGGACAGTGCGCGCGTATGCAGCAGTCTGTGGGTCGCATAGGAATATATGTTGTTGAACACCACGAAGCTGCTGATCTGGAAGGCTGCCTGCAGCCAGCTTTCAGGCCAGATACCATCGCATAACCTACGGTAACTGAGGG encodes:
- a CDS encoding sterol desaturase family protein, with protein sequence MQWMLESFDTLISTWLQANLLAALLVAIAVHCLIYLLGGGIGILLTEKLMPALGIGRPLDQRPAKPGQLQREIRNGLIACLILGLASLSYRRLCDGIWPESWLQAAFQISSFVVFNNIYSYATHRLLHTRALSRFHRVHHLSVRVTPYSSYSVHPIEAMIIAGTLPLFMLLIPLGLGTALVLHAVGMVYTTCIHCNYDLMPSLGDHHWLKKLINHPTYHRFHHTLGNVNYGFTNRLLDLLFKTSKG